In Kitasatospora gansuensis, a genomic segment contains:
- a CDS encoding TetR-like C-terminal domain-containing protein, producing MGRPRTNDATVRARLVECATELLATRPQESVTVRAVATAAESSTAAVYSLFGDKEGLIGAVRDRAVAGLFRALAAAPNSEDPLADIYTLAAAYRRWGHGHSHLYSVLFGGVQSFKPSGVVGTDDPVRPLITAIDRAVTESVLDGEATAIAVSLWVTLHGLVTLELAGALDASTAEAAFRSAIHAMLRGWTAPAVLRSPRHDEPAP from the coding sequence ATGGGGAGACCGAGAACGAACGACGCAACCGTCAGAGCGCGGCTCGTGGAGTGCGCGACCGAGCTGCTCGCCACCCGTCCGCAGGAGTCGGTCACAGTCCGCGCCGTGGCCACGGCCGCCGAGTCGTCGACGGCGGCGGTGTACTCCCTGTTCGGCGACAAGGAAGGGCTGATCGGAGCGGTACGCGACAGGGCCGTCGCCGGACTGTTCCGGGCCCTTGCGGCGGCGCCGAACTCCGAGGATCCCCTCGCCGACATCTACACACTGGCCGCCGCGTACCGACGATGGGGACACGGACACAGTCACCTGTACTCGGTTCTGTTCGGTGGAGTGCAATCCTTCAAGCCGTCGGGGGTGGTCGGTACCGATGACCCCGTCCGTCCGCTCATCACGGCGATCGACCGCGCCGTGACAGAGTCCGTCCTCGACGGCGAGGCGACCGCGATCGCCGTCTCGCTCTGGGTGACCCTGCACGGGCTGGTGACGCTCGAACTCGCCGGGGCCCTCGACGCTTCCACGGCAGAGGCCGCATTCCGATCGGCGATCCACGCCATGCTGCGTGGCTGGACGGCCCCCGCGGTGCTCCGCAGCCCTCGGCACGACGAACCCGCACCCTGA
- a CDS encoding alpha/beta fold hydrolase, translated as MPTFALRLARFTRRLLPALAAVAALVVVFLVTTVLTDGAGSGFGAWLTTLGAGTAAASWGGRRRTRAARLALFMPVVAAAVLTATVCIPTVPTARRYPTALPFVATQHWSLATGSRVAVYHYPPAGAGTRRPIPLVYLNGGPVRGLSVLDHRFLQLLARQGYDVYAYEQAGGGRSDLLPMDQYTISRSVRDLDAFVDRLDRGTVDILGFSSGAVVLTRALADPGIAARLHRTIIAEPGPMDGPTAQIAGHKGQPSARGLAPAMAGPRSTHIPRYATAFGLMRLGLLTPDTGLIGQAEGDNAFTAADLGSDTASGYCARDAHRIPAEDTAQNFSFSPAASLRVQQTIKDSPSVAPQLRDSQTPTMLMIAECSSQLRQWATGVLADDPAIQRTQLLPGVGHHMWNGLDDNNERAAAAITAFLQDEPAPLPNYPTRDEIPAFLRDHK; from the coding sequence GTGCCCACGTTCGCCTTACGCCTTGCCCGCTTCACCCGACGCCTGCTGCCGGCCCTGGCCGCCGTCGCGGCCCTGGTCGTCGTCTTTCTTGTCACGACCGTCCTCACGGACGGGGCAGGCTCGGGATTCGGCGCATGGCTGACGACCCTGGGAGCCGGGACCGCCGCCGCATCGTGGGGAGGTCGTCGTCGCACCCGCGCCGCGCGGCTCGCGCTGTTCATGCCGGTGGTTGCCGCGGCAGTGTTGACGGCGACGGTCTGCATCCCGACCGTGCCCACGGCCCGGCGGTACCCCACCGCCCTGCCCTTCGTGGCCACGCAGCACTGGAGCCTGGCCACCGGCAGCCGGGTCGCGGTGTATCACTACCCGCCCGCCGGTGCCGGCACCCGACGCCCCATTCCGTTGGTGTACCTCAACGGCGGACCGGTTCGCGGCCTCTCGGTTCTCGACCACCGGTTCCTGCAGCTCTTGGCGCGCCAGGGCTACGACGTCTACGCCTACGAACAGGCCGGCGGCGGACGAAGCGACCTGCTCCCCATGGACCAGTACACGATCTCCAGGTCCGTCCGTGACCTCGACGCTTTCGTCGACCGCCTGGACAGGGGCACGGTCGACATCCTCGGATTCTCCTCAGGCGCGGTCGTACTCACCCGAGCCCTGGCCGACCCGGGCATCGCCGCCCGCCTGCACCGGACGATCATCGCCGAGCCCGGCCCGATGGACGGCCCCACCGCGCAGATCGCCGGACACAAGGGCCAACCATCCGCGCGCGGCCTCGCGCCGGCCATGGCCGGACCGCGGTCGACACACATCCCCCGGTACGCCACCGCATTCGGCCTCATGCGACTCGGACTCCTCACCCCCGACACCGGGCTGATCGGGCAGGCCGAAGGCGACAACGCGTTCACCGCCGCCGATCTCGGCAGCGACACCGCGTCCGGCTACTGCGCGCGCGACGCCCACCGCATCCCGGCTGAGGACACGGCACAGAACTTTTCCTTCAGCCCCGCCGCCAGCCTCCGCGTCCAGCAGACGATCAAGGACTCGCCCTCCGTCGCCCCGCAACTGAGGGACTCACAGACCCCCACGATGCTGATGATCGCCGAGTGCTCCTCCCAGCTCCGTCAATGGGCGACCGGCGTCCTCGCCGACGATCCCGCCATCCAGCGCACGCAGCTCCTGCCCGGGGTCGGACACCACATGTGGAACGGCCTCGACGACAACAACGAACGAGCAGCCGCCGCCATCACCGCATTCCTCCAGGACGAGCCCGCACCCCTGCCGAACTACCCGACCCGCGACGAGATCCCCGCCTTCCTGCGCGACCACAAGTGA